One genomic segment of Candidatus Cloacimonadota bacterium includes these proteins:
- a CDS encoding exopolysaccharide biosynthesis protein, translating into MIDIHTHILHSIDDGSQDIETSITHLKLMQEYGVKAVFVTPHFMLQYYDFDQQLVLDKIAELQKAAEKENINIKIIPGREIYLDSSLFEKLKSGKMNMGNSNYILVETNMTNFPADLNQHLYDLVRSGLKPIMAHPERYTNIINDPDSAEDLLHKNVLLQINAGSLIGIYGKNVQKAAWFLVDNGLAHFVASDNHCKELDYTLPAAVEMLKQKIDEHTAELLTEINPRKIIDNEPITYFYLEKVVTKKKGFFSKLFS; encoded by the coding sequence ATGATAGATATTCATACTCACATTTTACATTCCATAGATGATGGATCGCAAGATATTGAAACTTCGATCACACATTTGAAACTTATGCAAGAATACGGTGTAAAAGCTGTTTTTGTAACACCACATTTTATGCTGCAATATTACGATTTTGATCAGCAGTTAGTTTTGGATAAAATTGCTGAATTGCAGAAAGCGGCAGAAAAAGAAAATATCAACATAAAAATTATACCCGGTCGTGAGATCTATCTCGATTCTTCTCTATTTGAAAAATTGAAATCGGGCAAAATGAATATGGGAAATTCTAATTATATTTTAGTAGAAACCAACATGACAAATTTCCCGGCTGATCTTAATCAGCATCTTTATGATCTTGTTAGATCAGGTTTAAAACCGATCATGGCTCATCCCGAACGATACACAAATATCATCAATGATCCGGATTCTGCAGAAGACCTTCTGCATAAGAATGTTCTGCTACAAATAAATGCCGGCAGCCTAATTGGAATTTATGGCAAAAACGTTCAGAAAGCAGCCTGGTTCCTCGTCGATAACGGTTTAGCACATTTTGTGGCTTCAGATAATCATTGCAAAGAATTGGATTATACTTTACCAGCTGCTGTGGAAATGCTAAAACAAAAAATTGATGAACATACTGCTGAGCTTCTTACCGAGATCAATCCTCGGAAGATAATTGATAACGAGCCGATTACATATTTTTATTTGGAAAAAGTGGTAACCAAAAAGAAAGGTTTCTTTTCCAAGTTATTTAGCTAA
- a CDS encoding geranylgeranylglyceryl/heptaprenylglyceryl phosphate synthase, with the protein MKTYNKLISMSKERANYFCLLDPDKMTEEQAIEISRTCQENGADGLLVGGSIMVNNNFESNLKTIKETVDIPVLIFPGIFNFVSPFADALLLLSVVTSRNPQMLIGEQVRAAPLIKHHNLEAIGTAYMLIESGNSTSVHFMSGSMPLPRTKNDIAVAHALAAYYLGMKLIYMDAGSGAKFPITSQMISAVKENVPLPMILGGGIQNPDEAAEKAAAGADFIVTGNILEKNTDPKLIKEFADAIHRIKR; encoded by the coding sequence ATGAAAACTTATAATAAATTGATTTCGATGAGCAAGGAACGGGCGAATTATTTCTGTTTGCTCGATCCTGATAAAATGACAGAAGAACAAGCAATAGAAATTTCCAGAACTTGCCAGGAAAATGGAGCTGACGGACTTCTTGTAGGCGGCAGCATTATGGTGAATAATAATTTTGAAAGCAACCTGAAAACAATAAAAGAAACGGTTGATATTCCTGTCCTAATCTTCCCGGGTATCTTCAATTTTGTATCGCCATTTGCCGATGCTTTATTGCTTCTCAGTGTGGTCACCAGTCGCAATCCACAGATGCTTATCGGTGAGCAGGTGCGAGCTGCACCACTTATCAAACATCACAATCTGGAAGCTATTGGAACTGCCTACATGCTGATTGAATCGGGAAATAGCACTTCTGTTCATTTTATGAGCGGAAGCATGCCTCTTCCCCGAACTAAAAATGATATTGCTGTTGCCCATGCTCTGGCAGCTTACTATCTTGGCATGAAATTGATCTACATGGATGCCGGTAGCGGAGCAAAATTTCCAATTACTAGCCAGATGATCTCAGCTGTAAAAGAGAATGTTCCACTTCCAATGATTCTGGGTGGCGGAATTCAGAATCCAGATGAAGCTGCAGAAAAAGCGGCAGCTGGTGCAGATTTCATTGTAACTGGAAATATATTGGAAAAGAATACTGATCCGAAACTGATAAAAGAATTTGCCGATGCAATTCATAGAATAAAAAGATAA
- a CDS encoding geranylgeranylglycerol-phosphate geranylgeranyltransferase: protein MPFIKIIRPFNCLFVAFTVLFGALISNNVIELSPIIFAVLSASFIAAAGYVINDFFDLPIDKVNKPNRILPSGKISPKTAYLFAVTLFFVGIMLSYLTTNFFCVGLAIINSIALFLYARYFKLSFLMGNLLVAYAAASTFIYGGLAANNLGNSLIIAIFAFLYTFLREIVKDAEDIEGDAEFGARTLAIKVGRKGIAWLSVIPILAIIFVSFYFFKNELISNRSFLLLQIFVSIPLILKLVIMIKQNTRKVFSILSQTMKINMVMLMIILWIG, encoded by the coding sequence ATGCCGTTTATAAAGATAATTCGACCATTTAACTGCCTGTTTGTAGCTTTCACAGTGTTATTTGGAGCTCTTATTTCCAATAATGTGATTGAACTATCTCCAATAATTTTCGCTGTGCTTTCTGCATCATTTATCGCAGCTGCTGGTTATGTTATAAACGATTTTTTCGACCTTCCCATCGACAAAGTAAATAAACCAAATCGCATACTTCCATCTGGAAAGATCTCACCCAAAACTGCCTATCTGTTTGCTGTTACACTTTTCTTTGTGGGAATTATGCTTTCTTACCTTACTACAAATTTCTTCTGTGTTGGGTTAGCAATTATAAACAGTATTGCACTTTTTTTGTATGCCCGATATTTCAAATTGAGTTTTCTGATGGGAAATCTACTGGTAGCTTATGCAGCTGCCAGCACATTTATCTACGGTGGATTGGCAGCTAATAATCTTGGGAATAGTCTGATTATTGCAATTTTCGCATTTCTTTACACTTTTCTCAGGGAAATCGTAAAAGATGCCGAAGACATCGAAGGAGATGCTGAATTTGGTGCCAGAACACTGGCAATTAAAGTGGGAAGAAAAGGAATTGCCTGGCTCTCTGTAATTCCAATTTTAGCTATAATTTTTGTATCATTCTATTTTTTCAAGAATGAACTTATTTCGAATAGAAGCTTCCTGCTTCTTCAAATATTTGTTTCGATACCTTTAATTCTTAAACTGGTAATTATGATCAAACAAAATACCAGAAAAGTATTTTCAATTCTTTCACAGACAATGAAAATAAACATGGTAATGTTAATGATAATTTTATGGATTGGATAA
- a CDS encoding polyprenyl synthetase family protein codes for MLIQEYFKTRSDLLEKALKEYLTPADAYPKELHEAMRYSVFSGGKRLRPVLFFGTYEMLIGRKNINRLERLLPAACALEFVHTASLIHDDLPSVDNSPERRGLPSCHVKFGDATAILAGDALITKAIEVLTELKNKKIALQCIQVITKAMSTRGMIGGQAVDILSAKKKINVNTLRYIHLKKTGALLQAAVELACIIHGAEENVSITLGNFAINIGLAYQIVDDILDEVGSFEVLGKEPGEDSRNFKATYPALIGLEKSKKTAQKMLRDSYNLIKNMKNNDILVEYVNMIKDRLP; via the coding sequence ATGTTAATTCAAGAATATTTTAAGACAAGATCCGATCTTTTGGAAAAAGCTCTGAAAGAATATTTAACACCTGCGGATGCTTATCCCAAAGAATTACACGAAGCCATGAGATATAGCGTATTCAGTGGTGGAAAAAGACTGCGTCCAGTTCTATTTTTTGGAACTTATGAAATGCTTATTGGAAGAAAAAACATTAATCGTCTGGAAAGACTTTTACCAGCAGCTTGTGCACTTGAATTCGTTCATACAGCTTCTCTTATCCATGATGATCTGCCAAGTGTGGACAATTCTCCAGAACGTAGAGGTTTGCCGAGTTGTCATGTTAAATTTGGAGATGCAACTGCAATTCTGGCAGGAGATGCTCTCATTACAAAAGCTATTGAAGTTCTAACTGAACTCAAAAATAAGAAGATCGCGCTACAGTGTATTCAAGTTATCACAAAAGCAATGTCTACGCGCGGCATGATCGGTGGACAAGCCGTGGATATTTTATCGGCCAAGAAGAAGATCAATGTAAATACACTTCGATATATTCATTTAAAGAAAACTGGAGCACTTTTACAAGCTGCAGTAGAACTTGCCTGCATTATTCATGGAGCAGAAGAGAATGTGTCTATAACGCTGGGAAATTTTGCAATAAATATTGGTTTAGCATATCAGATCGTTGATGATATTTTGGATGAAGTGGGAAGTTTTGAAGTTCTGGGAAAAGAACCTGGAGAAGATTCCAGAAATTTCAAAGCAACTTATCCTGCTCTTATCGGATTGGAAAAATCAAAAAAAACTGCCCAAAAAATGCTAAGAGATTCTTACAATCTTATAAAAAATATGAAAAATAATGACATTCTGGTAGAATACGTTAACATGATAAAGGATCGTTTACCTTAG
- a CDS encoding Gfo/Idh/MocA family oxidoreductase, with protein MKNLKFGLVGCGRISSKHFEAIQQIDKAEIVACADIIEERAQNAAEKFNIHSFYTDYSEMLENEKLDAILICTPSGMHPKMGIEAARRKINVITEKPMAIDLKSADALVQACDENKVELFVVKQNRLNPAIQVLKKAVDKGRFGRIFSANATVRWTRPQAYYDMAKWRGTWEFDGGAFMNQASHYFDLIQWLMGPVESVMAFTATLNHNIEAEDMGSGIIHFRSGGIGTVEVTMNIFPKNYEGSITLMGENGTVKIGGVAVNKVENWQFKDYDDDDKIIETANTNPTNIYGFGHLGYLQNVVDVLHGKDTPNTDGRSGRKSLELILAMYESAKTGKKIALPLSV; from the coding sequence ATGAAAAATTTGAAATTTGGATTAGTTGGATGCGGCAGGATTTCTTCCAAACATTTTGAAGCAATCCAGCAAATCGATAAAGCCGAAATAGTAGCATGTGCAGATATCATTGAAGAAAGAGCTCAAAATGCTGCCGAAAAATTTAATATCCACTCATTTTACACCGATTATTCGGAGATGTTGGAAAATGAAAAGCTTGATGCGATCCTGATTTGTACACCCAGCGGAATGCACCCCAAAATGGGCATTGAAGCCGCCAGAAGAAAGATCAATGTGATCACAGAAAAACCAATGGCTATCGATCTGAAATCTGCAGATGCGCTGGTGCAAGCTTGCGATGAAAATAAAGTAGAACTTTTTGTTGTAAAACAAAATCGCTTAAATCCGGCAATCCAAGTACTTAAAAAAGCTGTTGATAAAGGTAGATTTGGAAGAATTTTCAGTGCAAATGCAACTGTGCGTTGGACTCGCCCTCAAGCTTATTACGATATGGCAAAATGGCGCGGAACCTGGGAATTCGACGGTGGAGCTTTCATGAATCAGGCTTCTCATTATTTCGATCTCATTCAATGGCTGATGGGTCCGGTTGAATCTGTTATGGCTTTTACTGCAACTCTGAATCACAACATCGAAGCAGAAGATATGGGATCGGGAATTATTCATTTTCGCAGTGGCGGGATAGGAACTGTAGAAGTTACAATGAATATTTTCCCAAAAAATTATGAAGGTTCTATCACGTTGATGGGAGAAAATGGAACTGTAAAAATCGGTGGAGTTGCTGTAAACAAAGTAGAAAACTGGCAATTCAAAGATTATGACGATGACGACAAAATAATTGAAACAGCCAATACAAATCCAACTAATATTTATGGATTCGGGCATCTTGGTTATTTGCAAAACGTGGTTGACGTTCTGCATGGAAAAGATACTCCAAATACTGATGGCAGAAGTGGAAGAAAATCATTGGAGCTGATCCTGGCAATGTACGAATCAGCTAAAACAGGAAAGAAAATTGCATTACCACTTTCTGTATAA
- a CDS encoding STAS domain-containing protein, whose amino-acid sequence MDFNFKLQDEIGIVKIIGRLIASNAKEFKDNFPEFLEQARYIVLDLSEMEYIDSLGLGSIISFYKAITEADGDLCIANLQSKPKTLFQITKVHLIFNVFDELDEAVESMKKKKEITNGN is encoded by the coding sequence ATGGATTTTAATTTTAAGCTTCAAGACGAAATTGGAATAGTTAAGATCATCGGAAGATTAATTGCTTCCAATGCAAAAGAATTCAAAGACAATTTTCCAGAATTTCTGGAACAGGCAAGATACATAGTTTTAGATCTCTCTGAAATGGAATATATTGATAGTTTAGGACTTGGTTCCATCATCAGTTTTTACAAAGCAATTACAGAAGCCGACGGAGATCTTTGCATTGCAAATTTGCAATCCAAACCAAAAACTCTCTTTCAGATCACAAAGGTTCATCTTATCTTTAATGTTTTTGATGAACTGGACGAAGCAGTTGAAAGCATGAAGAAAAAGAAAGAGATCACAAACGGAAATTAG
- a CDS encoding FAD-dependent oxidoreductase has translation MVNLTLNGKDIKAKKGKTILEVATENGINIPTLCHDEELKPFGSCWVCAVKVKNRKGFVTSCGTEISEGMEIITDSEEVIKARKIALELLLSDHYADCEAPCRIACPNNVDIQSYVSLIANGEFHEAVKVIKETLPMPLSIGRVCPAFCEEECRRTIVDEPIAIRQLKRHAADFDLNDDWSYVPPKAKSNGKKIAIVGGGPSGLTCGYYLSNQGYKVTVYESAPKAGGWLRYGIPEYRLPKKILDQEIKLMCKNGMKIKYNIEVGKDIKLQDLSKDHDAVFLAIGAQNAVPIRVKGSHLKGCFLGVDFLKNVVLGKKPKLAKKVAVIGGGNTAIDCARTARRLGSDVTLIYRRTRNEMPAEAYEVDAAEEEGIKFHFLTNPVEYFGRSGKLKSINLEKMKLGEPDQSGRRRPQPTGEFFEEEYGTVIAAISQVPEVNFLSEDENKIDGKELELTRWSTALADEESQYTNLANIFAGGDFRRGPATAIEAIADGRKAAEAIDRFLHGKPIIDPIKKFDSKKEKLLKDIDTSLFEDYEKIPRSKMPELDPSDRSSNFKEVETGFEDEDAIAEATRCLECGCFVNETCKLREYSTNYNIDADLFAGDKNKHPIDDSHPFILRDANKCIKCGRCVRICAEMQGPGVLGYIYRGFESYVAPEFGESLAKTTCESCGKCIEVCPVGALTPKNINYKINPHLCDITIQNCGLCGTGCKIKVYTQNGNIVQITPADDGFNGRNLCFDGKFGWQIFEQPQRINSAFQRDEDEWNPVEMDDVIEKIMDKLETSKTKKIYVSPTSTLEEIMIMQQIANNIGAEICTLTYQKSFIEKIGETKLINCKYEDIEDADTIVLVGKVSHTLKMLARKQQRLGKRLIIISDDNSDFNKFADEHLNDYPVQETLDKILDYYYEEDDFENEEDVDEQDNLEVKTIDQIKLELPEKTIFIYSRNNVNELAIWRTWALAAMVCDFQKGSGVLPTSHLNNFRGLMKLGIPAGTPENSDFVLLYGELPCEEQKKLMKNSKFIVSINTHADAADPSHYLIPKPSYLEMEGTSIANDGKVSEFNNPKGSQMFEELLSRFCEAGLLEAKYTKLEYWKKKALTFAKKKLDHKDMNNQELYDYLDSIEKVNFDPTKQASVQRKLITKLKKMS, from the coding sequence ATGGTTAACTTAACATTAAATGGAAAAGATATAAAAGCAAAAAAAGGTAAGACTATTCTGGAAGTTGCAACGGAAAATGGAATTAACATTCCAACTCTTTGTCATGATGAAGAATTAAAGCCATTTGGTTCTTGTTGGGTTTGTGCAGTTAAAGTAAAAAACAGGAAAGGCTTTGTTACTTCTTGCGGAACGGAAATTTCCGAAGGTATGGAAATCATCACCGATTCTGAAGAAGTTATCAAAGCCAGAAAAATAGCCCTGGAACTTTTGCTTTCCGATCATTATGCCGATTGCGAAGCTCCGTGTAGAATAGCTTGTCCAAATAATGTGGATATTCAAAGTTATGTTTCCCTCATTGCCAATGGAGAATTTCATGAAGCTGTAAAAGTGATAAAAGAAACGCTTCCCATGCCCCTTTCAATTGGAAGAGTTTGTCCTGCTTTCTGCGAAGAAGAATGCCGTAGAACTATCGTAGATGAACCAATTGCTATTCGGCAATTAAAACGTCATGCAGCAGATTTTGACCTGAACGATGATTGGAGTTACGTTCCACCCAAAGCAAAATCTAATGGAAAAAAGATAGCTATCGTTGGTGGAGGTCCATCTGGCTTAACTTGCGGATATTATCTATCTAACCAAGGTTACAAAGTTACAGTTTACGAATCTGCACCCAAAGCCGGTGGTTGGCTTAGATATGGAATTCCTGAATACAGACTTCCTAAAAAGATTTTAGATCAAGAAATAAAACTGATGTGCAAAAACGGCATGAAGATCAAATATAATATAGAAGTGGGAAAAGATATCAAATTGCAAGATCTCAGTAAAGATCATGATGCTGTTTTCCTGGCAATTGGAGCACAAAATGCTGTTCCGATTCGAGTAAAAGGTAGTCACCTTAAGGGTTGTTTTTTAGGTGTTGATTTTCTGAAGAATGTCGTTTTGGGCAAAAAACCCAAATTAGCCAAAAAGGTAGCTGTGATCGGTGGTGGAAATACAGCTATCGATTGTGCTAGAACTGCTCGCAGATTAGGCTCTGATGTTACACTTATCTATAGAAGAACTCGAAATGAAATGCCGGCAGAAGCTTATGAAGTAGATGCTGCTGAAGAAGAAGGAATCAAGTTCCATTTCCTCACAAATCCGGTCGAATATTTTGGAAGAAGTGGAAAACTGAAATCCATAAATCTGGAAAAAATGAAACTGGGCGAACCAGATCAAAGTGGTAGAAGACGACCACAACCAACAGGAGAGTTTTTTGAAGAAGAATATGGAACTGTGATTGCTGCAATTTCTCAAGTTCCCGAAGTTAACTTCCTATCTGAAGATGAAAATAAAATAGATGGCAAAGAACTCGAATTAACGCGCTGGTCTACCGCCTTGGCAGATGAAGAATCTCAATATACAAATTTGGCAAATATCTTCGCTGGTGGAGATTTCCGTAGAGGTCCAGCCACAGCAATAGAAGCAATTGCCGACGGCAGAAAAGCTGCTGAAGCAATCGATAGATTCCTGCATGGAAAACCAATAATCGATCCAATTAAAAAATTTGATTCCAAAAAAGAAAAGTTACTCAAAGATATCGATACTTCCCTTTTTGAAGATTACGAAAAAATTCCGCGCAGCAAAATGCCTGAACTTGATCCTTCTGATCGAAGTTCAAACTTTAAGGAAGTTGAAACAGGATTTGAAGATGAAGATGCTATTGCTGAAGCAACAAGATGTTTGGAATGTGGTTGCTTCGTAAATGAAACCTGTAAACTGCGAGAATATTCAACTAACTATAACATCGATGCTGACCTCTTTGCTGGAGATAAAAACAAGCATCCTATCGACGACAGTCATCCCTTTATTTTGCGCGATGCAAACAAATGTATAAAATGTGGACGCTGTGTGCGCATTTGTGCTGAAATGCAGGGGCCTGGAGTTTTGGGATATATTTATCGCGGATTTGAAAGCTACGTTGCACCTGAATTCGGTGAAAGCTTGGCTAAAACTACTTGTGAATCCTGTGGAAAATGTATTGAAGTTTGTCCGGTGGGAGCTCTCACTCCAAAAAATATTAATTATAAGATCAATCCACATCTCTGCGATATTACAATTCAGAACTGCGGATTGTGTGGAACTGGCTGCAAAATAAAAGTTTACACCCAAAACGGCAACATTGTTCAGATAACTCCTGCTGATGATGGCTTTAACGGAAGAAATCTCTGTTTTGATGGAAAATTTGGCTGGCAGATATTTGAACAACCTCAGCGCATAAACAGCGCTTTCCAAAGAGATGAAGATGAATGGAATCCTGTAGAAATGGATGATGTGATCGAAAAAATAATGGATAAACTTGAAACTTCCAAAACAAAAAAGATCTATGTTTCTCCTACTTCTACTTTGGAAGAAATCATGATCATGCAGCAGATCGCGAACAATATCGGAGCAGAAATTTGTACTCTTACTTACCAGAAAAGTTTTATCGAAAAAATCGGTGAGACAAAGCTGATTAACTGTAAATATGAAGACATAGAAGATGCCGATACAATAGTTTTGGTCGGTAAAGTTAGTCATACACTCAAAATGCTTGCTCGTAAGCAGCAACGTCTGGGTAAAAGATTAATTATAATTTCTGATGATAATTCCGACTTTAATAAATTTGCAGATGAGCATCTGAATGATTATCCTGTGCAGGAAACTCTTGATAAAATTCTGGATTATTATTACGAAGAAGATGATTTTGAAAATGAAGAAGATGTGGACGAACAAGATAATCTGGAAGTTAAAACTATTGATCAGATCAAGCTTGAACTTCCCGAAAAAACTATCTTCATTTACAGTAGAAATAATGTGAATGAATTGGCAATTTGGCGAACCTGGGCTTTAGCTGCCATGGTTTGTGATTTCCAAAAAGGATCTGGTGTTCTACCAACTTCTCATCTTAATAATTTTAGAGGATTGATGAAATTGGGAATTCCTGCCGGAACACCTGAAAATTCTGACTTTGTGCTTTTATATGGTGAACTTCCCTGCGAAGAACAAAAGAAACTGATGAAAAACAGCAAATTCATTGTTTCGATAAATACTCATGCAGATGCAGCTGATCCATCTCATTACTTGATTCCAAAACCATCTTATCTGGAAATGGAAGGCACTTCAATAGCAAATGACGGCAAAGTAAGCGAATTCAATAATCCAAAAGGATCACAAATGTTTGAAGAACTTCTTTCCAGATTCTGTGAAGCTGGCCTGCTGGAAGCAAAATACACTAAACTAGAATATTGGAAGAAAAAAGCTCTGACTTTTGCCAAAAAGAAACTGGATCATAAAGACATGAACAATCAAGAATTGTATGATTATCTTGATTCAATTGAAAAAGTTAATTTTGATCCTACAAAACAAGCAAGTGTGCAAAGAAAGCTGATCACAAAGCTCAAAAAAATGAGTTAA
- a CDS encoding 4Fe-4S binding protein, with protein sequence MSFTIKVGLASCGLAAGAADVQVAINEHIKKNKLKDIEVKKTACIGMCFAEPIIEFVDEKNKSITYGRVTPENVGSIIDAYVEGKPIKEDVVVSNVLEASENENYNNQVRIVLRNTGIINPESIDDYLARDGYKSLEKAIKELSPEDIIKEMQESGLRGRGGAGFPTGLKWKFAYDAMGRKKYVVCNADEGDPGAFMDRSILEGDPHSVLEGMAICAYTIGANEGYIYCRAEYPLAIKHLNIAIKAAKERGFLGKNILGTDFDFILHIKEGAGAFVCGEETALMASIEGERGMPRIRPPFPAQSGLWGKPTNINNVETYANVAWIILNGAKKYSQYGTEKSAGTKVFALAGKIKNSGLIEVPMGMPLKDVIYKVGGGMKTDKPFKGVQLGGPSGGCLPAELLDTIVDYDSINKTGAIMGSGGMVVMDSGTCMVDVARFFLNFTQNESCGKCTFCRVGTKRMLEILTKITKGKGELEDLDKLETLAENIIKSSLCGLGQSAPNPVLTTLRYFRKEYEAHILDKKCHAGVCDALMKYEVNEDKCVGCTACARKCPVQAISGEVKKPHVIDQDKCIKCGVCYDVCKFDAIIKS encoded by the coding sequence TTGAGCTTTACTATTAAAGTTGGATTAGCAAGTTGCGGCCTGGCAGCAGGTGCAGCAGATGTTCAAGTTGCCATAAATGAACATATCAAAAAAAATAAATTGAAGGACATTGAAGTAAAAAAAACTGCTTGTATCGGAATGTGTTTTGCCGAACCAATAATTGAGTTCGTCGATGAAAAAAATAAAAGCATCACTTACGGAAGAGTTACTCCAGAAAATGTCGGAAGTATTATCGATGCTTATGTTGAAGGAAAACCCATTAAAGAAGATGTAGTCGTTTCCAATGTTTTAGAAGCTTCTGAAAATGAAAATTATAATAATCAGGTCAGGATCGTTCTGCGCAATACAGGTATCATCAATCCTGAATCAATCGATGATTATCTGGCTCGAGATGGTTACAAATCTTTGGAAAAAGCGATCAAAGAATTGAGTCCTGAAGACATCATAAAGGAAATGCAGGAATCAGGATTGCGAGGACGCGGCGGCGCTGGATTTCCAACTGGTTTAAAATGGAAATTTGCTTACGATGCAATGGGCAGAAAGAAATATGTAGTTTGCAATGCCGACGAAGGAGATCCTGGTGCTTTTATGGATAGAAGCATCTTGGAAGGCGACCCTCACAGCGTTCTCGAAGGAATGGCGATTTGTGCCTATACAATCGGAGCAAACGAAGGATACATTTATTGTCGAGCTGAGTATCCACTGGCAATAAAACATTTGAATATCGCTATAAAAGCAGCAAAAGAAAGAGGGTTTTTAGGAAAAAATATCCTGGGAACAGATTTCGATTTTATTTTACACATAAAGGAAGGAGCTGGAGCTTTTGTTTGTGGCGAAGAAACAGCTTTAATGGCATCTATCGAAGGTGAACGAGGAATGCCCAGAATTCGCCCACCATTTCCTGCTCAATCCGGTCTTTGGGGAAAACCGACTAACATTAACAACGTGGAAACTTATGCCAATGTAGCCTGGATTATTTTGAACGGAGCGAAAAAGTATTCCCAATATGGAACAGAAAAAAGTGCAGGCACCAAAGTTTTTGCCTTAGCTGGAAAAATCAAGAATAGTGGACTTATCGAAGTGCCAATGGGAATGCCTTTAAAAGATGTTATCTATAAGGTCGGTGGTGGCATGAAAACTGATAAGCCATTTAAAGGAGTACAACTTGGTGGTCCATCTGGTGGTTGCCTTCCCGCTGAACTTTTGGACACAATTGTAGATTACGATTCGATAAACAAAACCGGTGCTATAATGGGTTCCGGTGGAATGGTTGTGATGGATAGCGGAACTTGTATGGTAGATGTAGCAAGATTCTTCCTGAATTTTACCCAGAATGAATCCTGTGGAAAATGTACGTTCTGCCGTGTGGGAACCAAACGAATGCTGGAAATATTAACAAAAATAACTAAGGGAAAAGGTGAACTTGAAGATCTGGACAAATTGGAAACTTTAGCCGAAAATATCATAAAATCTTCACTTTGCGGTTTAGGTCAATCTGCTCCCAATCCTGTTCTCACAACTTTGCGCTATTTCCGAAAAGAATATGAAGCACACATTCTTGATAAGAAATGTCATGCTGGAGTCTGCGACGCTCTTATGAAGTATGAAGTAAATGAAGACAAATGCGTTGGCTGCACAGCTTGTGCACGTAAATGTCCGGTTCAAGCTATTTCGGGAGAAGTAAAAAAACCTCATGTTATAGATCAGGATAAATGTATAAAATGCGGTGTTTGCTATGATGTATGTAAATTCGATGCGATCATTAAATCATAA
- the nuoE gene encoding NADH-quinone oxidoreductase subunit NuoE, translating to MIKNKKEIDQVINKFVGKKGSLIPLLQEIQAIEKYLSKDVMRYVSEKTGVRLAQIYGVATFYTMFRLKPQGKHVIRVCKGTACHVSDANGILKAINNFLNLPDDQDTTKDGLFTVVEVACLGCCSLAPVIMVDDNTHGKLLPENIPEILKKFK from the coding sequence ATGATAAAAAACAAAAAAGAAATTGACCAAGTCATTAACAAATTCGTTGGTAAAAAAGGCTCTCTGATCCCTCTTCTCCAGGAAATCCAGGCAATCGAAAAATATCTTTCGAAAGATGTAATGCGTTATGTTTCCGAGAAGACCGGAGTCAGATTGGCTCAAATTTATGGCGTGGCTACGTTTTACACAATGTTCCGACTAAAACCTCAGGGTAAACATGTTATTCGGGTTTGCAAAGGAACAGCTTGTCATGTTTCAGACGCAAATGGAATATTGAAGGCAATAAATAATTTCCTTAATTTGCCAGACGATCAGGACACAACCAAAGACGGCTTGTTCACAGTTGTAGAAGTTGCTTGTTTAGGTTGTTGTAGTTTGGCACCCGTAATAATGGTAGATGACAATACACATGGTAAACTGCTCCCCGAAAATATTCCTGAAATTTTAAAAAAATTTAAATAG